TTCGGGTTGCAGTGGGTACAAGGCGACGCTTCAGATAAGCCATACCCCTCGAGTACCTTCGCCCCTGTTTTTCGTTCAAACTCTCTCATAAGCTCAACCGGCATGGGTGCACTGCCGCTATTGCAGATCCGGATGCTGCTAAGATCGTACTCTTCCGCTTTAGGATGGCTTGTGAGCGCTACATACATGGTCGGTACACCAGGGAACATCGTTGGCTGATCTTCCTTAATCGTTTCAAGAACTTCCTCAAGGTCAAATCGCGGCAGCAAAACCATGCAGCTTGCCGTTAATACAGATAGATTCATACAGGAAGTCATACCGAAGACATGGAAAAACGGGATAACCGATAAGCTTTTTTCCTCTCCGATTACAATATCATTCTTAAAGAACTCATAGGACTGGTAAACATTTGCGACAAGATTCCGATGGGAAAGCATCGCTCCCTTCGATCTTCCTGTCGTTCCGCCGGTATACTGAAGGACGGCAATGTCATGCTCCGGTTCAATCGGAACATGAATGGGAGCTTCTGCTGCTTCTGCAAGAAAGGAATCAAAGCTGAAGGCCGCATTTGCAGGCTTTTCGGTGTATCCTGGTGTAAGGCTTACCGTGACCACTTGTTTTACACTCGTTTCTTCCTTAACTGCTTCTACTTTCGGATAAAGCAGGTCATACACAATGAGCGTTTCCGCACCGGAGTCCGTTAAAATATGGGAAAGCTCTCTCTCCATCAGCATCGGATTCACTTGAGTGACAATCGCGCCTGCAGCCAGGATACCGTAATAGGCGATGACATATTGGGGGCAGTTCGGCAGCATGATGGCCACCCGATCGCCTTTTTGCACACCATTTTTTTGAAGAGCCGCAGCGAATTTCCCGGCCAATCCTGCAAGTTCCT
The Metabacillus sp. FJAT-52054 genome window above contains:
- a CDS encoding long-chain fatty acid--CoA ligase codes for the protein METTNQWLASYPPGIDHDCLIPDIPIHEMLRSTAEVHGEKTAITFYKKTFSYKELAGLAGKFAAALQKNGVQKGDRVAIMLPNCPQYVIAYYGILAAGAIVTQVNPMLMERELSHILTDSGAETLIVYDLLYPKVEAVKEETSVKQVVTVSLTPGYTEKPANAAFSFDSFLAEAAEAPIHVPIEPEHDIAVLQYTGGTTGRSKGAMLSHRNLVANVYQSYEFFKNDIVIGEEKSLSVIPFFHVFGMTSCMNLSVLTASCMVLLPRFDLEEVLETIKEDQPTMFPGVPTMYVALTSHPKAEEYDLSSIRICNSGSAPMPVELMREFERKTGAKVLEGYGLSEASPCTHCNPNFGERKPGSVGIGFPKTAYKIVDVATGLEELPNGELGEVVISGPQIMKGYWNMPEETAAALRDGWLFTGDLARVDDEGYLYIVDRKKDLIIASGYNIYPRDVEEVLYEHPAVQEAVVIGVPDPYRGETVKAILVCKEGKSASPDGIIEFCRNQMAAYKVPREVEFRGELPKTNVGKILRRALREESAKKL